From Papilio machaon chromosome 2, ilPapMach1.1, whole genome shotgun sequence, the proteins below share one genomic window:
- the LOC106710466 gene encoding 28S ribosomal protein S11, mitochondrial → MLSAIRNTIRVTTNSVVRSIYTTTPQATEKFDHKRIPADDEGVQGEKIIDLDSVLKLKQNLFPTLESDNYLFDGVPYKDLPICNIRVTHNNTIFTVTDSAGSVKLTRSCGMEGFKNTKKGTNIAAQTTAISIATKAIDKGYKTVRVRVRGLGPGRLSAVKGLQMGGLDIVSVTDNTHVSWNPPRPRKAKRL, encoded by the exons atGTTAAGCGCTATAAGAAATACTATCAGAGTAACAACTAATTCAGTAGTACGTTCTATTTACACAACCACTCCGCAAGCGACAGAAAAGTTTGACCATAAAAGGATACCCGCAGATGATGAGGGTGTCCAAGGGGAGAAAATTATTGACTTAGACTCAGTCTTAAAGTT gaaacaaaatttatttcccACTTTGGAATCGGACAACTATTTATTTGATGGTGTTCCATACAAAGATCTTCCGATATGCAATATCCGAGTCACTCACAACAACACAATTTTCACTGTAACGGACTCTGCTGGATCTGTAAAACTCACCAGATCATGTGGTATGGAAGGTTTTAAGAACACAAAGAAAGGTACAAACATAGCCGCACAAACTACTGCCATCAGTATTGCTACG AAAGCCATAGATAAAGGATACAAAACTGTTAGAGTGCGAGTCAGAGGTTTAGGACCTGGTAGATTg tctgCAGTAAAAGGTCTACAAATGGGTGGCTTAGATATAGTGTCAGTAACTGACAATACACATGTGTCTTGGAACCCTCCACGACCAAGGAAAGCTAAGAGATTGTAG
- the LOC106710465 gene encoding proline-rich protein PRCC — MALVAYDNSDSSDYEDDDQECPPVLLTKSVEDQVTKPSTSQSINEKELEIDNDNSLFNALPQPTKKVSGIIEEEDEFLHKKETASIAVKPKSKITVPSLSDFKDVTDTVPIAKPRAVNGKKSGLLSILPQPKNGSISIKSTKSLIPNVLRQNTGSSSIKKKEPLPTQIKKAKSDTNTISKDSDESDNDEVQNDFFSINKPIHIEDIPLQSEDTENLSESKITKEPRSIESYFKKDVDNVEVEPGLSSYNQMETESVVSLDTASSTQSDDSNLILDEEAILKLVGARGKRKREEIQIVDFNQQEVLVEARQLLLKGLMDDTSKRVSASKKKGNEPTNMQKRKHQITYLAHQAKANEVELQNKWANNRMSKRQTQSKYGF, encoded by the exons ATGGCTTTAGTTGCTTACGACAATAGTGATTCGAGTGATTATGAAGACGACGACCAAGAATGTCCGCCAGTCCTATTGACAAAATCAGTGGAAG atCAAGTTACCAAACCGTCTACCTCACAGAgcataaatgaaaaagaacTTGAAATTGACAATGATAATAGTTTGTTTAATGCTCTGCCACAACCAACAAAGAAAGTATCTGGTATTATTGAAGAGGAAGATGAGTTTCTACACAAAAAAGAGACCGCAAGCATTGCAGTTAAACCcaaatctaaaataactgtACCATCACTGAGTgat TTTAAAGATGTAACTGACACAGTACCTATTGCAAAACCCAGAGCAGTAAATGGT aaaAAGTCTGGATTACTAAGTATCTTACCACAGCCTAAAAATGGAAGTATATCAATTAAATCAACAAAATCTCTAATACCAAATGTCTTGAGACAGAACACAGGCAGTAGTAGCATTAAGAAAAAGGAACCTTTGCcaactcaaataaaaaaagctaagTCAGATACTAATACAATATCAAAAGACTCTGATGAAAGTGACAATGATGAAGTACAAAATGATTTCTTTTCTATAAACAAACCTATTCATATTGAAGATATACCCTTACAAAGTGAAGACACAGAGAATTTGTCTGAAAGCAAGATTACAAAAGAACCGAGAAGTATAGAGTCCTATTTCAAAAAAGATGTGGACAATGTTGAAGTAGAACCAGGTCTATCTTCATACAATCAGATGGAAACAGAGTCTGTAGTAAGCTTAGATACTGCATCCAGCACACAATCTGATGATAGTAATTTGATTCTTGATGAAGAAGct atattgaAACTTGTTGGTGCTAGAGGGAAGCGTAAgagagaagaaattcaaatagtTGACTTCAATCAACAAGAGGTACTTGTAGAGGCGAGGCAGTTGCTGCTCAAAGGTCTTATGGATGACACCAGCAAAAGAGTTTCCGCAAGCAAAAAGAAAGGCAATGAACCTACAAACATGCAAAAAAGGAAACACCAGATCACATACTTGGCTCATCAG gcTAAGGCAAATGAGGTGGAGCTCCAAAATAAATGGGCAAATAACAGAATGTCTAAACGGCAGACTCAATCTAAATATggattttaa